One region of Thunnus albacares chromosome 8, fThuAlb1.1, whole genome shotgun sequence genomic DNA includes:
- the LOC122987006 gene encoding histone-lysine N-methyltransferase ASH1L-like isoform X1 gives MDQRVKGGTPPTTNSTLDPSPAPEDADQDQVAEKRRRGEGENGDVGKKEEERRGAGKKREGDKGAVLELLIEGRCGSAGQQQLQISGRETSCPEGNVRLRIGLQAKRTKKPPKILESYVCKPTIRTYQRQARGGLLKGDGEGGAGQQSKTSSTPDEATRENRSGLDAVQTTSKQTASAASPPVASSSLSSSSSSSSSQPLSLSSTYTTAPTPASVPAIASQGTKSAKQVPIKLADKTEANSNGSSERVKKEKLPSVNGQPVPAGLKPCSPTTDQTASTTSSTPSIQTLSATETRNEGKTSKKHNGLVQTKKQKGLSNGKGSADSLGNTPSSKIKVGKHSSSSSVSPMDSSTRPPVSTSSYKSRPDSPCSPSVTPKPQSSPTVDPSSAQSQDQDPSLQPSQEKKREKERKVKKEKRKEKKSKRDRLEAERAKSESRKEEGKKKKKEKGKDGKSRHGKEKDERHRTDDTWRDELKTERGKAEKKSDKLTPDGQRTEDNNAKCGETVDCGKLDKTSKVVNPGRPDEKDRADDSCKPVKQAEPATTTGDTSKSKEQDVSRHSTVPPNHPSSSAPPSLPTPPARAPVSPPSSPQEQDSRPLKKRKARRPSWTKLVHRAQRAENQEAPSDSQHNPLLSFPQNPKTSLPAKTAIQQTDESHPAPSSSLTSSSSPLSSATKPSSPKQSHPTSDPSPPASRCPVTPSRKRGRPKSHTSILDEPPPRLSPNAIPTEVPPLGCDGVQKAPVLEPSPILQSAAQSKSSPKKRGRPPKRPLPEDQSGDALNQTDDTLRSTDFHPPEKGNRQLKIRRLINEMKKRKKRRLHKVMLSGYVGKEARRSEAADGETSLRMCKSIETTTVHTLSALSSFGGKLGPQINVSKRGTIYMGKRRGRKPKAQTANLNSNSQNYTQSSLFTNPSETSLFSSNQSQPPPSHPFPSPSLTHSSGAQSPYSEGSVTEPTSLLFPHPFSLPSPSSSCTSPRPPSSSSLSPFVKKSCPCQGRHHFPFHQSSCKLSCPTPPLHHTPGSPGHLKEATPSPRSESHSEETLPSDSGIGTDNNSVSERGEMRGARGMLRLGQGSVILGGQKHSSFVDRSSSVSSPLSHIPRHTNPITNSTTLEQHRDRHRHRRRDYDCSSSCTCLCPCPCPGHNKCTHSDYYSCLGHNALKRQKNKHKKKHQQLHMQDPEFLSELEDLIAQFSEVHIGRRSWARTGLGQGFDGSGNAAGGRRHHSSSHSLRSNIFRINLNGFYSPHPSSYSANPSFSPQPFYPCQPVHCNRKPDRRQCGCPSKFQETIENMGFYSSYPPATTLYHHLPSSYPLPSPHQYAPHQPHHAHFLLNPARFHRRRSRLLREGALGGEVEGDMGGGGGGGPHLSSGFTSSLSCGCGRSEHKHKHKHRHRQCERDMDDEEELHEDEEEDGMEREGLSSSKPRSRFILGQGEGVRKGTRGMGSMMSPWLCENGNDSFSSAAASSSSSSTERFKHTSLTSLGLGSSHLSSFGGGWGGLGQSWTKLGGLGGTGFGNSSWRSFNGERHTGRIIESDGEDDDGEDVQQSHLYRTSPSPTHTNLFTSAAMATGGRGLRSGLASRNQGSGDRSWRRDEPAWTERREAGLQGDSRSRGQQKSVPTPDSVEVKNKRRPGRPRKHPLPSTLSSPTHSSAAPPMSSPDLLPGYSHSRDGREVGGRREERGPERDRGGNDTVQQVTESELQAKRKRGRKRKHGDSPCHQSVAEDKPECDTPTECFSQSDVDQAPSQPVTVQREERADGPPRKKFLRAGLYSDDYKTTDPPSQAQQLCKGSMDYTPGEHEFSLLPAPIHVGKYLRLKRIHFQLPYDVMWLWRHNQLERQPAVPLKRKRRYCRVKERTVSSHQTAEESSSDITSLFPHLDMEPLTSSERSFVVKHHVFLVRNWELVRDRQIRVRIERERERDAEVEERDSQRLSCDGANGDDSHIKSDQQVGVEVTVISSDPRQQSQDTSSLLTASPCPTETQNRQEEEGEEEKRGEEEVCSREQRRKRLNDLLLTLQHS, from the exons ATGGACCAGAGAGTGAAGGGGGGTACCCCTCCAACCACGAACTCCACTCTGGACCCCTCCCCTGCACCTGAAGATGCTGACCAGGACCAAGTGGcggagaaaaggaggagaggtgAGGGGGAGAATGGAGATGtagggaagaaagaggaggagagaagaggagctgggaaaaagagagaaggagacaagGGGGCAGTACTGGAGTTGCTCATTGAGGGGCGCTGTGGAAGCGCAGGGCAGCAACAGCTTCAGATATCTGGCAGAGAGACTAGCTGCCCTGAGGGGAATGTACGACTCCGGATTGGACTCCAGGCCAAACGCACCAAGAAGCCGCCCAAGATTTTGGAGAGCTATGTCTGCAAGCCCACCATCAGGACCTATCAGAGACAGGCCAGGGGGGGACTGCTGAAGGGGGATGGAGAGGGAGGAGCGGGCCAACAGAGTAAAACCAGTTCTACTCCAGACGAGGCAACCAGGGAGAATCGCTCAGGCTTGGATGCTGTCCAGACCACATCCAAACAAACTGCATCTGCTGCTTCACCACCAgttgcatcatcatcattatcatcgtcatcatcatcttcgTCATCGCAGCCACTGTCTTTATCATCGACATATACTACAGCTCCTACCCCAGCCTCAGTCCCTGCCATAGCCAGCCAAGGGACCAAGTCTGCCAAACAG GTTCCTATCAAACTGGCAGATAAGACAGAGGCGAATTCAAATGGCTCATCTGAGAGAGTGAAGAAAGAGAAGCTTCCTAGCGTCAATGGCCAGCCAGTACCTGCTGGACTCAAACCCTGCTCGCCCACAACAGACCAGACAGCTTCAACAACCTCTTCCACCCCATCCATCCAAACGCTCTCTGCGACGGAAACCAGGAATGAAGGAAAAACCTCCAAGAAACATAATGGTTTGGTgcagacaaagaaacagaaggGGCTATCGAATGGAAAAGGCTCTGCTGACAGCCTTGGCAATACCCCTTCTTCGAAAATCAAAGTTGGAAAACACAGcagttcctcctctgtttctcccATGGACTCGTCTACAAGACCTCcagtctccaccagctcctatAAGAGTAGACCAGACTCTCCTTGCTCTCCCTCGGTCACCCCTAAACCACAATCCTCCCCCACTGTGGATCCCTCTTCGGCCCAATCCCAAGATCAGGATCCCTCCCTACAGCCctcacaagagaaaaagagagagaaagagaggaaagtgaAGAAAGAGAAACGGAAAGAGAAAAAATCAAAGCGTGATAGGTTGGAGGCTGAAAGAGCAAAGAGTGAAAGCAGAAAGGAGGAaggcaaaaagaagaaaaaagagaaagggaaagatgGTAAATCGAGGCACGGTAAAGAAAAGGATGAAAGACATAGGACTGATGATACATGGAGGGATGAACTCAAGACTGAAAGAGGAAAGGCTGAGAAAAAGAGTGATAAGCTTACCCCAGACGGACAAAGAACAGAAGATAATAATGCAAAATGTGGTGAAACAGTTGACTGTGGTAAATTAGATAAAACCTCTAAAGTAGTGAACCCAGGAAGACCAGATGAGAAGGACAGGGCGGACGACAGTTGCAAACCAGTTAAACAAGCTGAGccagcaacaacaacaggtgACACCAGTAAATCAAAAGAACAAGATGTCTCAAGACATTCAACTGTGCCTCCAAACCAcccctcttcttctgctcctccctctctgcccaCTCCTCCTGCCCGTGCCCCCGTTtctcccccttcctccccccAAGAGCAGGACAGCAGACCGCTCAAGAAACGTAAAGCCAGGCGGCCCAGCTGGACCAAGCTGGTGCACCGAGCTCAGAGGGCGGAGAATCAGGAAGCCCCCTCAGATTCTCAGCATAATCCTTTACTAAGTTTTCCCCAGAACCCCAAGACGTCCCTTCCTGCCAAGACTGCTATTCAGCAGACTGATGAGTCACACCCAGCTCCCTCTAGCTCCTTAACCAGCagctcctcccctctctcttctgcAACCAAACCTTCATCCCCAAAGCAGAGTCACCCCACATCAGATCCTAGCCCCCCTGCTTCCAGATGCCCTGTAACCCCTTCCCGAAAAAGGGGCCGCCCTAAATCCCACACCTCTATCTTAGATGAACCTCCCCCTAGACTGTCACCAAACGCCATCCCAACTGAGGTGCCGCCTTTGGGGTGTGACGGAGTTCAGAAAGCCCCTGTGCTGGAGCCAAGTCCAATACTGCAGAGTGCTGCACAGTCTAAATCCAGCCCGAAGAAGCGTGGCCGTCCTCCCAAACGACCCCTCCCTGAGGACCAGAGTGGAGATGCACTGAATCAAACTGATGATACCCTCAGGAGTACAGATTTTCATCCTCCTGAAAAGGGAAACAGGCAGCTAAAGATCAGGAGGCTGATAAatgagatgaagaaaagaaagaagaggagactTCACAAAGTAATGCTGTCTGGGTATGTAGGGAAGGAGGCAAGGAGAAGCGAGGCAGCAGATGGCGAGACCTCTTTAAGAATGTGTAAATCGATAGAGACTACAACAGTACACACGCTCTCAGCCCTGTCCTCCTTTGGGGGTAAGCTGGGCCCTCAGATCAATGTTAGCAAGAGAGGGACCATCTACATGGGCAAGAGGCGAGGACGCAAGCCTAAAGCTCAAACAGCTAACCTAAATTCCAACTCCCAGAACTACACTCAGTCGTCTCTGTTTACCAATCCCTCTGAAACATCTCTCTTCTCATCTAACCAATCCCAGCCTCCTCCCTCTCACCCCTTTCCCTCCCCGTCTCTCACCCACTCCAGTGGGGCCCAGAGCCCTTACAGTGAGGGAAGCGTCACAGAACCTACATCCCTACTTTTTCCTCAccctttctccctcccttccccaTCATCCTCCTGTACCTCCCCCcgtcctccctcctcctcatccctctctccctttgtgAAGAAGAGTTGTCCATGCCAGGGAAGGCATCACTTCCCCTTTCACCAGTCTTCATGTAAGCTGTCCTGTCCCACCCCTCCACTACATCACACACCTGGCTCTCCTGGCCACCTAAAAGAGGCCACCCCCTCCCCCAGGAGCGAATCGCACAGCGAAGAGACGTTGCCTAGTGACAGCGGCATTGGAACGGATAACAACAGCGTCTCTGAGCGAGGGGAGATGAGGGGAGCTCGAGGCATGCTCAGGTTGGGTCAAGGGTCAGTGATTCTAGGGGGTCAAAAACACTCCTCTTTTGTGGACcgttcctcctctgtctcctcaccCCTCTCTCACATCCCTAGACACACAAACCCCATCACCAACTCGACTACTCTGGAGCAGCACAGAGATAGACACAGGCACAGGCGGAGGGATTACGACTGCTCCTCTTCCTGTACTTGCTTGTGCCCGTGCCCCTGTCCAGGACACAACAAGTGCACTCATTCGGACTATTATTCTTGCCTTGGGCACAATGCactgaagagacagaaaaataaacacaagaagAAGCACCAGCAGCTGCACATGCAGGATCCAGAGTTTCTGTCTGAACTAGAAGATCTGATCGCTCAATTCAGCGAGGTCCATATCGGAAGGAGAAGTTGGGCAAGGACAGGATTGGGACAGGGATTTGATGGGAGCGGAAACGCTGCTGGGGGAAGGCGCCatcactcttcctctcattctctcCGCTCCAACATCTTCAGGATCAATCTGAATGGCTTTTACTCGCCTCACCCTTCATCTTACTCTGCTAATCCCTCCTTCTCCCCCCAGCCTTTCTACCCCTGCCAGCCAGTGCATTGTAACAGAAAGCCGGACCGTAGGCAGTGCGGTTGCCCTTCAAAGTTCCAGGAGACCATTGAAAATATGGGCTTTTACAGCAGCTATCCCCCAGCCACAACACTTTACCACCACCTACCCAGCTCCTACCCGCTTCCATCTCCTCACCAGTACGCCCCACATCAGCCCCACCATGCCCACTTCCTCCTCAACCCTGCTAGATTCCACAGACGCAGGAGCAGGTTGCTGAGGGAGGGAGCTTTAGGAGGAGAGGTCGAAGGAGATATGGGAGGAGGCGGTGGAGGAGGCCCACACCTCAGCTCAGGGTTCACATCCAGCCTCTCCTGTGGCTGTGGCAGGAgcgaacacaaacacaaacacaaacatcgTCACAGGCAATGTGAGCGAGACATGGATGACGAGGAGGAGTTgcatgaggatgaggaggaagacgGTATGGAGAGAGAAGGGCTGTCCAGTTCAAAGCCAAGGTCAAGATTCATTTTAGGGCAAGGAGAAGGAGTAAGGAAAGGGACAAGAGGAATGGGGAGTATGATGTCGCCTTGGTTATGTGAGAACGGAAATGATtccttctcctctgctgctgcctcatcatcttcatcttcaacCGAGAGGTTCAAACATACATCTCTCACCTCACTGGGCCTGGGTTCCTCTCACCTGTCTTCATTTGGAGGAGGCTGGGGTGGCCTGGGCCAGAGTTGGACTAAACTCGGGGGCCTTGGAGGTACAGGATTTGGAAACTCCAGCTGGAGATCCTTCAACGGGGAGCGACACACAGGCCGAATTATTGAATCAGACGGAGAGGACGATGATGGGGAGGACGTTCAACAGTCACATCTGTACAGGACGTCCCCATCCCCGACACATACCAACCTGTTCACATCagctgccatggcaacagggGGGCGCGGTCTGAGGAGTGGATTGGCCAGTAGGAATCAAGGAAGTGGAGACCGGTCATGGAGGAGAGACGAGCCAGCttggacagagaggagagaagcag GTTTACAAGGTGACTCAAGAAGCCGGGGGCAGCAGAAAAGTGTGCCAACACCAGACAGCGTGGaggtgaaaaacaaaagaaggcCAGGACGGCCCAGGAAGCACCCACTGCCCTCCACTTTATCTTCCCCCACACACTCCTCTGCAGCTCCCCCCATGTCATCACCCGACCTCTTGCCAGGATACAGCCACAGCAGAGATGGGAGAGAAGTgggagggagaagagaagaaaggggCCCGGAGAGAGATCGAGGAGGAAACGACACAGTGCAGCAGGTGACAGAGTCAGAGCTGCAAGCCAAGAGGAAGAGAGGACGAAAGAGAAAACATGGTGACTCTCCCTGTCATCAGAG TGTCGCCGAGGATAAACCGGAGTGTGACACCCCCACTGAATGTTTTAGCCAATCAGATGTCGACCAGGCTCCGTCCCAACCAGTAACCGTccaaagagaggagagagcagatgGTCCTCCCAGGAAGAAGTTTCTGAGGGCTGGTCTTTATTCTGATGATTATAAAACTACAGA TCCGCCCTCTCAAGCTCAGCAGTTATGCAAAGGGAGTATGGACTACACCCCAGGGGAGCATGAGTTTAGCCTTTTACCTGCTCCTATCCATGTTG GGAAGTACCTGAGGCTGAAGCGAATTCATTTCCAGTTGCCCTATGATGTTATGTGGCTCTGGCGACACAACCAG CTTGAAAGGCAGCCAGCTGTCCCCCTGAAGAGGAAGCGGCGTTACT GCCGGGTAAAGGAGAGGACTGTATCCTCTCACCAGACAGCG GAAGAGAGCTCTAGTGACATTACCAGCCTCTTTCCTCACCTCGACATGGAGCCTTTGACCAGCAGTGAGAG GAGCTTTGTGGTGAAACACCACGTATTCCTCGTGAGGAACTGGGAGcttgtgagagacagacagatccGAGTGaggatagagagggagagagagagggacgcAGAGGTAGAAGAGAGGGACTCACAACGTCTGTCCTGTGATGGAGCCAATGGGGACGACAGCCACATCAAGTCAG ATCAACAAGTGGGGGTGGAGGTGACGGTTATCAGCAGTGATCCCCGCCAGCAGAGTCAGGACACCTCCAGCTTGCTCACTGCCAGCCCCTGT CCCACCGAAACCCAAAACagacaagaggaggagggagaagaagaaaagcgaGGGGAAGAAGAGGTTTGCAgcagagaacagaggaggaaacGACTGAATGATTTACTTTTGACCCTGCAGCATTCATAA